One Cystobacter ferrugineus genomic window, CAGCAGGTAACGGATGACCACCCGCAGGTGTTCGGCGCCCTCTGGTGCCGCCTGGACCTGGGCGAAGAGGCCCACCCACTCCGGCAGCTTGCGCGCCAGTTCCTCGGTACGCCCGTAGCGCAGCACCAACCACGCCAACCGGGCCAGCGGAGGACCAGGGCGTGCTTTCAACGCCTCTTCCCGCTCCGCCGTCAGGTCATCGAGCAGGTACTCGAAGCGCGGCACCCATGCTCGCCAGCGCTGCCGCTCCTCCTCGCTGTCCCCCGGCAGCTCGAACAGGTCCTCCACCCGCCGCGGTGCGCTCCAGGCTCCCTCCGGCCCGTGGTACATCACCAGCGGGAGGATGACCGGCAACATGTGCTCCGGGTGCTCCTGACGCCAGCGCTCCACGTGGCGCACCACGTAGCGCAGCATCCTCAGGGCCATCCACCGGTCCACCGAGGACTGGTGCTCCAGCAGCACGTACAGCAGCAGCGAGCGGCCCGTGCGCAGGCGGGCGGTGAAGAGCAAGTCGCTCTCGGTCTCGCGCAGTTCCGGGTCCACCACGCTGCCGGGCTCCAGGCGCAGCGTCGACCAGTCAGGCCGTGGACGTCCGCGCTCGCCTCCCTTGGTCTCGGCGGCGAGATGCCCAGCCTGCCGGGAGGGGCCTCCCACGGGTCCGACCGAGCCGTACGAATCGTCTCGTACAAATCGTCTGACACCTTCTCGAGTACAAATCGTCTGACACCTTCTCGAGACACCTTCTCGAGACACCTTCTCGAGGGTTCATCTCCTTCCTTGGAGCCCCATCATGTCTCTTCGCTCACGCACCCGCCCTCACGTCTGGGGGATGGTGCTCGCCACGTCGCTCTCGATTCCCCCGGCCCATGCACGCGAAAACGCGCTCGTCATCCGCTCGCCAGAGCCGGACGCGGTCCAGACGGTCGTGACCGGTCATGGCCCCGCCGCGAGCGTCGCCATGCCAGACGGCCCCGCCTCCATGACGCCGCGCTGGCTCGTCGCGCGGGCGGAGTGGATCCAGAAGCAACCCGTCATCGAGGACGCGGGCCTGTCGAAGGGCAGCGGCCTCTGGTATCGCTTCTCCGACGAGCAGACGGGCATCGTGCACTGCCACTGATCTCAGCTTCGGCCGAGAGCCTCATGAACCACGGCTCTCGGCTGGCCAGAAATGGCGAAAGTCGAGTCAGAGGATCTGGTACTGCACGGCAATGTTGCCGAGATCGGTATTGGCAATCGTCGAGAAGGCGCCGTAGGTGAGGTCCAGACAAACCGGGGAGCGAAAGCCCCCGCGGTCATTGATGGTCACCGTGACCGACTTGCCCTGGTAGGTCACCTTCACCTGGGTACCAAACGGCAGGGAGTTGTGGGCGGCCTTGAGCGCCATTCTGTGGAAGGGCTCACCACTGGCGGTCGGCCATCCCTCGGGAATCTCGCCCTCCGCCCCGTACCAGGTCGCATTACAAGTGGCGATGGGGCCTCCCTGCGGCAGGCCAGAGATCGTCAACTGCTCCCACGGGCCCTGCGCAGGGCCATACGCGGCCACCGTGCCGCCGCCGCCGTTCTCCGCGAGCACCCAATGGCCGGTCTCCGTCTGCAGGCCGACGATGTCGCCGTTGGAGATCACGCCGCTCCCGTTCTGCTTGAC contains:
- a CDS encoding septal ring lytic transglycosylase RlpA family protein, whose translation is MLHRRNSRRLLHAASAILLFTSACDPAGGSSEGQDDTTETSSSALLTSGVSFKTVLGGQYIGAQDNGGGAVTATATAALEWEKFTLEDINGGALESGDTIFIRAGNGQYFQAVNGGGSTLNAATWNRLTWETFRIVKQNGSGVISNGDIVGLQTETGHWVLAENGGGGTVAAYGPAQGPWEQLTISGLPQGGPIATCNATWYGAEGEIPEGWPTASGEPFHRMALKAAHNSLPFGTQVKVTYQGKSVTVTINDRGGFRSPVCLDLTYGAFSTIANTDLGNIAVQYQIL
- a CDS encoding Rpn family recombination-promoting nuclease/putative transposase; protein product: MGGPSRQAGHLAAETKGGERGRPRPDWSTLRLEPGSVVDPELRETESDLLFTARLRTGRSLLLYVLLEHQSSVDRWMALRMLRYVVRHVERWRQEHPEHMLPVILPLVMYHGPEGAWSAPRRVEDLFELPGDSEEERQRWRAWVPRFEYLLDDLTAEREEALKARPGPPLARLAWLVLRYGRTEELARKLPEWVGLFAQVQAAPEGAEHLRVVIRYLLWTGDKAVHDATGQVLHSVLDEQRTEELMRSYGEELIEQGRQQGLAQGMEKGLVRGREEGLARGMSRGRAESILRILALRGIHVEEGARQRVLDCTDLDTLDRWFDRALQATTLCEVLDGGAHASGRKDS